From the Edaphobacter bradus genome, the window GAAACGCGTTCTTCGGGTTGTGCTTCGACAGAACCTTCGTGATCGCCGCCGTCAGCGTCGTCTTGCCGTGATCGATGTGTCCGATCGTCCCGATGTTCACGTGCGGCTTAGACCGGTCAAACTTTTCCTTCGCCATGACTCTCTCCGTGTTTCCTTGACTTCTAGAAATTCAACTTCACAACTTGCTGCGCCTTACGGTGCAGGTTACTTGTCCTTGCCCTGCACCTTGGCGATGATCTCTTCGGAGACCGACCGCGGCGCCTCTTCGTACTGCTTGAACTGCATCGAGTAGTTCGCGCGGCCCTGTGTCGACGAGCGCATGTGCGTCGCATATCCGAACATCGTGCTCAGCGGCACTGTCGCCTTGATGGCCTGCGTTCCGCCAACCATCTCCATGCCCTCGATGCGGCCACGCCGCGAGTTCAGGTCGCCGATGATCGTT encodes:
- a CDS encoding GTP-binding protein, with product MAKEKFDRSKPHVNIGTIGHIDHGKTTLTAAITKVLSKHNPKNAF